A genome region from Panthera leo isolate Ple1 chromosome A2, P.leo_Ple1_pat1.1, whole genome shotgun sequence includes the following:
- the ZYX gene encoding zyxin — protein sequence MAAPRPPPAISVSVSAPAFYAPQKKFGPVVAPKPKVNPFRPGDSEPPPAAGAQRAQMGRVGEIPPPPAEDFPPPPPPILGDGDDSEGALGGAFPPPPPPIEEPFPPAPLEEEIFPSPPPPLEEEGGPEAAIPPPPQPREKVSSIDLEIDSLSSLLDDMTRNDPFKARVSSGYVPPPVATPYIPKSNTKPATGGTAPLPPWKSPSSSQPLPQAQAQPLSQTQFHVQPQVKPQVQLHVQPQPQPQPQPVPFANTQPRGPPAPSPAPKFSPVASKFTPVASKFSPGAPGGPGSQPNQKLGSPEAPSSSSTGSPQSPSFTYAQQKERPRVQEKQHPVAPPAQSQNQVRSPGAPGPLTLKEVEELEQLTQQLMQDMEHPQRQNVAVNESCGRCHQPLARTQPAVRALGQLFHITCFTCHQCEQQLQGQQFYSLEGAPYCEGCYTDTLEKCNTCGQPITDRMLRATGKAYHPQCFTCVVCSCPLEGTSFIVDQANRPHCVPDYHKQYAPRCSVCEGPIMPEPGREETVRVVALDKNFHMKCYKCEDCGKPLSIEADDNGCFPLDGHVLCRKCHTARAQT from the exons ATGGCGGCCCCCCGCCCGCCTCCCGCGATCTCCGTGTCGGTCTCCGCTCCGGCTTTTTACGCCCCGCAGAAGAAGTTCGGCCCGGTGGTGGCCCCAAAGCCCAAAGTGAATCCTTTCCGGCCCGGGGATAGCGAGCCTCCCCCGGCCGCCGGGGCCCAGCGCGCGCAGATGGGCCGGGTGGGTGAGATCCCCCCGCCGCCCGCGGAAG ACTttcccccgccaccccctcccaTCCTTGGGGATGGCGACGACTCGGAGGGCGCTCTGGGAGGtgccttcccacctccccctccccctatcGAGGAACCGTTTCCCCCTGCGCCTCTGGAGGAGGAGATCTTCCCTTCCCCACCGCCTccactggaggaggagggagggcctgAGGCCGCCATACCTCCCCCCCCACAG CCCAGGGAGAAGGTGAGCAGTATTGATTTGGAGATCGACTCTCTGTCCTCACTGCTGGATGACATGACCAGGAATGATCCCTTCAAAGCCCGG GTGTCATCTGGATATGTACCCCCACCAGTCGCTACTCCATACATTCCCAAGTCCAATACTAAGCCTGCAACTGGGGGCACAGCACCCCTGCCTCCTTGGAAGTCCCCTTCTagctcccagcctctgccccaggcTCAGGCTCAGCCTCTGAGCCAGACCCAGTTCCACGTGCAGCCCCAGGTCAAGCCTCAGGTCCAGCTTCAcgtgcagccccagccccagccccagccccagcctgtgcCTTTCGCGAACACCCAGCCTCGAGGACCCCCAGCCCCATCTCCGGCCCCAAAGTTTTCTCCAGTGGCTTCCAAGTTTACTCCTGTGGCTTCCAAGTTCAGCCCTGGAGCCCCAGGGGGACCTGGGTCACAGCCTAATCAGAAGTTGGGGTCCCCTGAAGCTCCCTCTTCCAGTAGCACAGGCTCCCCTCAGTCCCCCAGCTTCACCTATGCTCAGCAGAAGGAGAGGCCCCGAGTGCAGGAGAAGCAGCATCCAGTGGCCCCACCAGCGCAAAGCCAAAATCAg GTCCGCTCCCCTGGGGCCCCCGGACCTCTGACTctgaaggaggtggaggagcTGGAGCAGCTGACCCAGCAGCTGATGCAGGACATGGAGCACCCTCAGAGGCAGAACGTGGCTGTCAACG AGTCCTGTGGCCGGTGTCATCAGCCCCTGGCACGCACGCAGCCTGCAGTTCGGGCTCTGGGGCAGTTGTTCCACATCACCTGCTTTACCTGCCACCAGTGTGAGCAGCAGCTGCAGGGACAGCAGTTCTACAGCCTGGAGGGGGCGCCCTACTGTGAGGGCTGCTATACC GACACCCTGGAGAAGTGCAACACCTGCGGACAGCCCATCACTGACCGCATGCTGAGGGCCACCGGCAAAGCCTACCACCCGCAGTGCTTCACCTGTGTGGTCTGCTCCTGCCCGCTGGAGGGCACCTCCTTCATTGTGGATCAGGCCAACCGGCCCCACTGTGTACCCGACTACCACAA GCAGTACGCCCCCAGGTGCTCGGTCTGCGAAGGGCCCATCATGCCTGAGCCTGGCCGCGAGGAGACCGTGCGAGTGGTTGCTCTGGATAAGAACTTCCACATGAAGTGCTACAAGTGTGAG gacTGTGGGAAGCCACTGTCCATTGAGGCAGATGACAACGGCTGCTTCCCCCTGGATGGCCACGTGCTCTGCCGGAAGTGCCACACTGCCAGAGCCCAGACCTGA